One part of the Dysidea avara chromosome 10, odDysAvar1.4, whole genome shotgun sequence genome encodes these proteins:
- the LOC136268764 gene encoding uncharacterized protein: MFTTKVVLCLLSLLPWLMLCTGEGLSPVNIDPSLDCDLRTLAWSYAKKLLPQYGTFLAVYDALQLQNCSVSLKSGKVYEPRPFHYDSYRESVEIFVDAKNGNDNNNGDMSHPVKSIEKALTLFRSQMVKSPTTIYLRNGTYYLQDTIVLEATDSYLTLAGYKDEAPVISGGKVYKFDWKPYTSKLYPQAKIFMTDLSQQSPSPFTQLFIGGRRAVRARYPNGNPETMGAHTNPSGYYPKAEHWYTPRTTPGTLVMIDDPNRNGTHFPYFSIGIGGSVSVFDPPESYWGTAKPTGGSTYTIPIGMQYPADVDFVNRTWSDPSTGELHTFQGHRWGGWVFQIDKRDESNHNFTWSKGGFQEARGAQSGAEWFVDNIFEELDSPGEWYCDSDHMILYFVQNGTSLPDEGVGPVLDQLIAVMGSQDKPVTNITIANLVFAHSATTYMSSYEVPSGGDWSVHRGGAVFVEGAEHVLVQNCRFDSPGGNGVFLSNYVRDAVIEENEFVWVGDNAIVAVGTAELIDGTNGNQPRGTQVIGNLVHEIGIYGKQVCAYVQSVACQTQLIGNVFFNGPRAGVNLNDGFGGGNLLKNNLIFNMVRETGDHGPFNSWDRQPYLTKVCSGNGSSSLTPAENHITNNFFINNYHATFPIDHDDGSCYYTDTYNFLVYGGYKNYLGHSKTATNNVYIFPGKFKLSYCANSDGASLTDIPSGWGEVWTNNTCVITSSDIYHNSGCDPSHLKGLVPFTANNQFYTANGTVSIQCGEKKTFTLQQYQALGYDIGSTVSKLPSNEEIVSWGKQLLGVL; encoded by the coding sequence ATGTTCACCACAAAGGTTGTTTTGTGTCTACTGTCACTGCTCCCATGGTTGATGTTGTGCACTGGTGAAGGACTAAGTCCTGTTAACATTGATCCTAGTCTGGATTGTGACCTGCGTACACTTGCTTGGAGTTATGCTAAGAAGCTTCTACCACAATACGGCACCTTCCTAGCAGTTTATGATGCACTACAACTCCAAAATTGTAGTGTCAGCCTCAAATCTGGTAAAGTGTATGAGCCTCGTCCATTTCACTATGATAGCTACAGAGAAAGTGTAGAAATATTTGTTGATGCTAAAAATGGTAATGATAATAACAATGGTGACATGTCACATCCAGTGAAGAGCATAGAGAAAGCCTTGACACTATTCCGATCCCAGATGGTGAAGTCTCCTACTACAATATACCTGCGGAATGGTACCTACTACCTTCAAGACACTATTGTGTTAGAAGCTACTGATAGTTACTTGACTTTGGCTGGCTACAAAGATGAGGCACCAGTAATTAGTGGTGGAAAAGTGTACAAGTTTGATTGGAAGCCATACACTAGCAAATTATATCCTCAAGCAAAGATATTTATGACTGACCTATCTCAACAATCTCCATCACCCTTCACTCAATTATTTATTGGAGGTCGTAGGGCAGTACGTGCTCGTTACCCTAATGGTAATCCAGAAACTATGGGAGCACACACTAATCCAAGTGGTTATTATCCAAAAGCTGAGCACTGGTACACACCTAGAACAACTCCTGGAACTCTTGTCATGATAGATGATCCAAATCGCAATGGAACTCACTTTCCTTACTTTTCCATTGGAATAGGTGGAAGCGTATCAGTGTTTGACCCTCCTGAATCTTACTGGGGAACTGCTAAGCCTACTGGAGGGTCTACCTACACAATTCCAATAGGAATGCAATATCCAGCAGATGTTGACTTTGTTAATCGTACATGGAGTGACCCCAGTACAGGAGAACTACACACATTTCAAGGTCACAGATGGGGTGGTTGGGTATTCCAGATTGATAAGCGAGATGAGTCCAACCATAATTTTACTTGGAGCAAAGGAGGATTTCAGGAAGCGAGGGGAGCACAGTCTGGAGCAGAATGGTTTGTGGATAACATTTTTGAAGAGTTGGACTCTCCAGGAGAGTGGTACTGTGacagtgatcacatgatcttataCTTTGTACAAAATGGAACTAGTTTACCAGATGAGGGTGTGGGTCCTGTGTTGGATCAGTTGATTGCTGTAATGGGGTCACAAGATAAACCAGTTACTAACATTACCATAGCAAATCTGGTATTTGCTCACTCTGCTACAACATACATGTCAAGTTACGAGGTACCCAGTGGTGGTGATTGGAGTGTACACAGGGGAGGAGCAGTGTTTGTTGAAGGAGCTGAACATGTTCTTGTGCAGAATTGTCGTTTTGACTCTCCAGGAGGAAACGGAGTATTTCTCAGTAATTATGTGCGAGATGCAGTCATAGAAGAGAATGAGTTTGTGTGGGTAGGAGATAATGCCATTGTAGCTGTGGGTACAGCTGAACTTATTGATGGAACAAATGGAAACCAGCCAAGGGGCACTCAAGTAATAGGGAACCTAGTTCATGAGATTGGTATTTATGGCAAACAAGTTTGTGCTTATGTGCAGTCAGTAGCCTGTCAAACTCAGCTAATTGGTAATGTATTCTTCAATGGACCAAGAGCTGGTGTTAACCTTAATGATGGATTTGGAGGAGGAAACCTTCTTAAAAACAACTTGATATTCAACATGGTGCGAGAAACAGGAGACCACGGACCATTTAATAGTTGGGACAGACAGCCATATTTGACAAAGGTATGCAGTGGTAATGGATCTTCTTCTCTTACTCCAGCAGAGAATCATATTACTAACAATTTCTTTATTAACAACTATCACGCAACGTTTCCCATTGATCATGATGATGGTTCTTGTTATTATACTGATACTTATAACTTTCTGGTCTATGGTGGGTATAAGAATTATCTTGGTCATAGCAAGACAGCTACCAACAATGTGTATATCTTCCCAGGTAAATTCAAACTCTCATATTGTGCAAACAGTGATGGGGCTTCATTGACTGACATACCATCAGGATGGGGTGAAGTGTGGACCAACAACACCTGTGTTATCACCAGCTCTGATATTTATCACAACTCAGGTTGTGATCCATCTCATCTAAAAGGTTTGGTGCCTTTTACTGCTAACAATCAGTTCTACACAGCAAATGGAACAGTGAGTATACAATGTGGTGAAAAGAAAACCTTTACACTTCAACAGTACCAAGCACTTGGATATGATATTGGTAGCACAGTCAGTAAGCTACCATCTAATGAAGAGATAGTATCATGGGGCAAACAGCTACTTGGAGTTCTTTGA
- the LOC136236116 gene encoding uncharacterized protein → MFTTKIVLSLLSLLPWLMLCTGEGLSPVNVDPSLDCDLRALAWSYAKKLLPQYGTFQAVYDALQLQNCSVSLKSGKVYEPRPFHYDSYRESVEIFVDAKNGDDNNNGDMSHPVKSIEKALTLFRSQMVKSPTIIYLRNGTYYLQDTIVLEATDSYLTLTGYKDEAPVISGGKVYKFDWKPYTSKLYPQAKIFMTDLSQQSPSPFTQLFIGGRRAVRARYPNGNPETMGAHTNPSGYYAKAEHWYTPRTTPGTLVMIDDPNRNGTHFPYFSIGIGGSVSVFDPPESYWGTSKPTGGGGSTYTIPIGMQYPTDVDFVNCTWSDPSKGELHTFQGHRWGGWVFQIDKRDESNHNLTWSKGGFQEARGARSGAEWFVDNIFEEMDSPGEWYYDSDHMILYFVQNGTSLPDEGVGPVLDQLIAVMGSQDKPVTNITIANLVFAHSATTYMSSYEVPSGGDWSVHRGGAVFVEGAEHALVQNCRFDSPGGNGVFLSNYVRDAVIEGNEFVWVGDNAIVAVGTAELIDGTNGNQPRGTQVIGNLVHEIGIYGKQVCAYVQSIACQTQLIGNVFFNGPRAGVNLNDGFGGGNLLKNNLIFNMVRETGDHGPFNSWDRQPYLTKVGSSNGSSSLTPAENRITNNFFINNYHATFPIDHDDGSCYYTDTYNFLVYGGYKNYLGHSKIFTNNVYIFPGKSKPYCANSNGASLTDLPSGWGEVWTNNTCVITSSDIYHNSGCDPSHLKGLVPFTANNQFYTANGTVSIQCGEKKTFTLQQYQALGYDIGSTVSKLPSNEEMVLWGKQLLGL, encoded by the coding sequence ATGTTCACCACAAAGATTGTTCTGTCTCTACTGTCACTGCTCCCATGGTTGATGTTATGCACTGGTGAAGGACTAAGTCCTGTTAATGTGGACCCTAGTCTGGACTGTGACCTGCGTGCACTTGCTTGGAGTTATGCTAAGAAGCTCCTACCACAATATGGCACCTTCCAAGCAGTTTATGATGCACTACAACTCCAAAATTGTAGTGTCAGCCTCAAATCTGGTAAAGTGTATGAGCCTCGTCCATTCCACTATGATAGCTACAGAGAAAGTGTAGAAATATTTGTTGATGCTAAAAATGGTGATGATAATAACAATGGTGACATGTCACATCCAGTGAAGAGCATAGAGAAAGCCTTGACACTATTCCGATCCCAAATGGTGAAGTCTCCTACTATAATATACCTGCGGAATGGTACCTACTACCTTCAAGACACTATTGTGTTAGAAGCTACTGATAGTTACTTGACTTTGACTGGCTACAAAGATGAGGCACCAGTAATTAGTGGTGGAAAAGTGTACAAGTTTGATTGGAAGCCATACACTAGCAAATTATATCCTCAAGCAAAGATATTTATGACTGACCTATCTCAACAATCTCCATCACCCTTCACTCAATTATTTATTGGAGGTCGTAGGGCAGTACGTGCTCGTTACCCTAATGGTAATCCAGAAACTATGGGAGCACACACTAATCCAAGTGGTTATTATGCAAAAGCTGAGCACTGGTATACACCTAGAACAACTCCTGGAACTCTTGTCATGATAGATGATCCAAATCGCAATGGAACTCACTTTCCTTACTTTTCCATTGGAATAGGTGGAAGTGTATCAGTGTTTGACCCTCCTGAATCTTACTGGGGAACTTCTAAGCCTACAGGAGGAGGCGGGTCTACCTACACTATTCCAATAGGAATGCAATATCCAACAGATGTTGACTTTGTTAATTGTACATGGAGTGACCCCAGCAAAGGAGAACTACACACGTTTCAAGGTCACAGATGGGGTGGATGGGTATTTCAAATTGATAAACGAGATGAGTCCAACCATAACTTGACTTGGAGTAAAGGAGGATTTCAGGAAGCGAGGGGAGCACGGTCAGGAGCAGAATGGTTTGTGGATAATATTTTTGAAGAGATGGACTCTCCAGGAGAGTGGTACTATGacagtgatcacatgatcctatATTTTGTACAGAATGGAACTAGTTTACCAGATGAGGGTGTGGGTCCTGTGTTGGATCAGTTGATTGCTGTGATGGGGTCACAAGATAAACCAGTTACTAACATTACCATAGCAAATCTGGTGTTTGCTCACTCTGCTACAACCTATATGTCAAGTTATGAGGTACCCAGTGGTGGGGACTGGAGTGTACACAGGGGAGGAGCAGTGTTTGTTGAAGGAGCTGAACATGCTCTTGTGCAGAATTGTCGTTTTGACTCTCCAGGAGGAAATGGAGTGTTTCTCAGTAATTATGTGCGAGATGCAGTCATAGAAGGGAATGAGTTTGTGTGGGTGGGAGATAATGCCATTGTAGCTGTGGGTACAGCTGAACTTATTGATGGAACAAATGGAAACCAGCCAAGGGGCACTCAAGTAATAGGGAACCTAGTTCATGAAATTGGTATTTATGGCAAACAAGTTTGTGCTTATGTGCAGTCAATAGCCTGTCAAACTCAGTTAATTGGTAATGTATTCTTTAATGGACCAAGAGCTGGTGTTAACCTTAATGATGGATTTGGAGGAGGAAACCTTCTTAAAAATAACTTGATATTCAACATGGTTCGAGAGACAGGAGACCATGGACCATTCAACAGTTGGGACAGACAGCCATATTTGACAAAGGTGGGCAGTAGCAATGGATCTTCTTCTCTTACTCCAGCAGAGAATCGCATTActaacaatttcttcattaACAATTATCACGCAACATTTCCCATTGATCATGATGATGGTTCTTGTTATTATACTGATACTTATAACTTTCTGGTCTATGGTGGATACAAGAATTATCTTGGTCACAGCAAGATATTTACTAACAATGTGTATATCTTCCCAGGTAAATCCAAACCATACTGTGCAAACAGTAATGGGGCTTCATTAACTGACCTACCATCAGGATGGGGTGAAGTGTGGACCAACAATACCTGTGTTATCACCAGCTCTGATATTTATCACAACTCAGGTTGTGATCCATCTCATCTAAAAGGTTTGGTGCCTTTTACTGCTAACAATCAGTTCTACACAGCAAATGGAACAGTGAGTATACAATGTGGTGAAAAGAAAACCTTTACACTTCAACAGTACCAAGCACTTGGATATGATATTGGTAGCACAGTCAGTAAGCTACCATCTAATGAAGAGATGGTATTGTGGGGTAAGCAGCTTCTTGGACTTTGA
- the LOC136268763 gene encoding uncharacterized protein, translating into MLTPSFLSLLSLLPWLMLCTGEGLSPVNIDPSLDCDLRTLAWSYAKKLLPQYGTFQAVYDALQLQNCNVGLKSGKVYEPRPFHYDSYREGVEIFVDAKNGDDNNNGDMSHPVKSIEKALTLFQSQMVKSPTTIYLRNGTYYLQDTIRLVATDSYLTLAGYKDEAPVISGGKMYKFDWKPYTSKLYPQAKIFMTDLSQQSPSPFTQLFVGGRRAVRARYPNGNPETMGLHTDPTGYYPKSDKWYPAKPIPGKLLMIDNPNRNGTHFPYFNLGIGGSVSVFDPPESYWGTGNPTGGGGATYAVPIGMQYPADVDFVNRTWNDPSTGELHTFQGKRWGGWVFQIDKRDEANRNLTWSKGGFQEARGASNGAEWFVDNIFEELDSPGEWYYDSDHMILYFVQNGTSLPDEGVGPVLDQLIAVIGSQDKPVTNITIANVVFAHSATTYMSSYEVPSGGDWSVHREGAVFVEGAEHFLLQNCLFDSPGGNGVFLSNYVRDAIIEGNEFVWVGDNAIAAVGTANLIDGTNRNQPRGTQVIGNLVHEIGIYGKQVCAYVQSVACQTQLIGNVFFNGPRAGVNINDGFGGGNLLKNNLMFNMVRETGDHGPFNSWDRQPYLTELGSNDGSSSLMPAENHITNNFFINNYHSTWPIDHDDGSCYYTDTYNFLVYGGYKNYLGHSKTATNNIYVYPDAVHSYDLGAFFSKPYCLTSGGATLTDLPSGWGEVWTNNTCVISNSNVYATNECDPSHLKGLVPFTANNQFYTASGMVFMQCGKSNNYTLKQYQVLGYDVGSTVSMLPSNLKIISWGKQLLGL; encoded by the coding sequence ATGTTGACACCATCATTTCTGTCCCTACTATCACTGCTCCCATGGTTGATGTTGTGCACTGGTGAAGGACTAAGTCCTGTTAATATTGACCCTAGTCTGGACTGTGATCTGCGTACACTTGCTTGGAGTTATGCTAAGAAGCTTCTACCACAATACGGCACCTTCCAAGCTGTTTATGATGCACTACAACTCCAAAATTGTAATGTCGGCCTCAAATCTGGTAAAGTGTATGAGCCTCGTCCATTCCACTATGATAGCTACAGAGAAGGTGTAGAAATATTTGTTGATGCTAAAAATGGTGATGATAATAACAATGGTGACATGTCACATCCAGTGAAGAGCATAGAGAAAGCCTTGACACTATTCCAATCCCAGATGGTAAAGTCTCCCACCACAATATACCTGCGGAATGGTACCTATTACCTTCAAGACACCATTAGATTAGTTGCCACTGATAGTTACTTGACTTTGGCTGGTTACAAAGATGAGGCACCAGTAATTAGTGGTGGAAAAATGTACAAGTTTGATTGGAAGCCATACACTAGCAAATTATATCCTCAAGCAAAGATATTTATGACTGACCTATCTCAACAATCTCCATCACCTTTCACTCAGTTATTTGTAGGAGGTCGTAGGGCAGTACGTGCTCGTTATCCTAATGGTAATCCAGAAACAATGGGATTGCACACTGATCCAACTGGGTATTATCCGAAGTCTGATAAGTGGTATCCAGCTAAACCAATTCCTGGGAAGCTTCTTATGATAGACAATCCAAATCGCAATGGGACTCACTTTCCTTACTTCAACCTTGGAATAGGTGGTAGTGTGTCAGTGTTTGACCCTCCTGAATCTTACTGGGGAACTGGGAATCCTACTGGAGGGGGTGGTGCCACATATGCTGTCCCTATAGGAATGCAGTATCCAGCAGATGTTGACTTTGTGAATCGTACATGGAATGACCCCAGTACAGGAGAACTGCACACATTTCAGGGAAAAAGGTGGGGTGGATGGGTATTCCAGATTGACAAGCGAGATGAGGCCAACCGTAACTTGACCTGGAGCAAAGGAGGATTCCAAGAAGCTAGAGGAGCATCTAATGGAGCAGAATGGTTTGTGGATAATATTTTTGAAGAGTTGGATTCCCCAGGAGAGTGGTACTATGacagtgatcacatgatcctatACTTTGTACAGAATGGGACTAGTTTACCAGATGAGGGTGTGGGTCCTGTGTTGGATCAGTTGATTGCGGTAATTGGGTCACAAGATAAACCAGTTACTAATATCACTATAGCAAATGTGGTGTTTGCTCACTCTGCTACAACATACATGTCAAGTTACGAGGTACCCAGTGGTGGTGATTGGAGTGTACACAGGGAAGGAGCAGTGTTTGTTGAAGGAGCTGAACATTTTCTTTTGCAGAATTGTCTTTTTGATTCTCCAGGAGGAAATGGAGTATTTCTCAGTAATTATGTGCGAGATGCAATCATAGAAGGAAACGAATTTGTGTGGGTTGGAGATAATGCCATTGCAGCAGTGGGAACAGCCAACCTTATTGATGGAACAAATAGAAACCAGCCAAGGGGCACTCAAGTAATAGGGAACCTAGTTCATGAGATTGGTATTTATGGCAAACAAGTTTGTGCTTATGTGCAGTCAGTAGCCTGTCAAACTCAGTTAATTGGTAATGTATTCTTTAATGGACCAAGAGCTGGTGTTAACATCAATGACGGATTCGGAGGAGGAAACCttcttaaaaataatttaatgtTTAACATGGTACGAGAGACAGGAGACCATGGACCATTCAACAGTTGGGACAGACAACCATATTTGACAGAGTTAGGAAGTAATGATGGGTCTTCTTCTTTGATGCCAGCAGAGAATCACATTACTAACAATTTCTTCATCAACAACTATCACTCTACTTGGCCTATTGATCATGATGACGGTTCTTGTTATTATACTGACACTTATAACTTCCTTGTCTATGGTGGTTATAAAAATTATCTCGGTCACAGCAAGACAGCTACCAACAACATTTACGTCTACCCAGATGCCGTGCACAGTTATGATCTTGGAGCTTTCTTTTCTAAGCCATACTGTCTAACTAGTGGTGGAGCTACTCTGACAGACTTACCATCAGGATGGGGTGAAGTGTGGACCAACAACACCTGTGTTATCTCTAACTCTAACGTATACGCCACTAATGAATGTGACCCATCACACCTGAAGGGTCTTGTTCCTTTTACTGCTAACAACCAGTTCTACACAGCTAGTGGTATGGTGTTTATGCAGTGTGGTAAGAGCAACAACTATACCCTTAAACAATATCAAGTCCTTGGATATGATGTTGGGAGTACTGTCAGTATGCTGCCATCTAATCTGAAGATTATCTCCTGGGGTAAACAGCTTCTAGGATTATAA
- the LOC136237090 gene encoding glutamate-rich protein 2-like — translation MATIRPTSSSSVKTPVHGGLEPLSPEVPHFTTSFSTEQLHGNPVTHSVNPSDIVSEEKTNCNLSSDVQVNSKEPNADVAAVSNGAAAPQQNGNSEESLSESDDDDAVPSVTDILTDAGVTIKLDGLQPTPTGQAPLELVTEFLRCVMAQEYHAAKILCEHILKFEPGNVTAQEFYPTIMERIRLDEQMETESSSSSSISSESGVSSNTDDDDDDHGDQDQPLPHTCNHTHCLSSTQNSF, via the exons ATGGCAACCATCAGACCAACTTCCTCCTCCAGTGTAAAG ACACCCGTACATGGAGGATTGGAACCTCTGTCTCCTGAAG TTCCACACTTCACTACTTCCTTCAGTACTGAACAATTACACGGTAACCCAGTCACTCACTCTGTCAATCCCTCTGACATTGTCTCTGAAGAAAAAACGAACTGTAACTTAAGCAGTGATGTACAGGTGAACTCTAAAGAACCCAATGCAGATGTTGCTGCGGTTAGCAATGGTGCTGCCGCACCACAACAAAATGGCAATAGTGAGGAATCATTGTCGGaatcagatgatgatgatgcagtcCCAAGTGTAACAGACATACTAACTGATGCTGGTGTCACAATTAAATTGGATGGATTGCAGCCAACACCAACTGGTCAGGCTCCATTAGAGTTAGTTACTGAA TTCCTGCGATGTGTGATGGCTCAGGAGTACCATGCCGCCAAGATACTATGTGAACACA TTCTGAAGTTTGAGCCTGGCAATGTTACTGCTCAAGAATTCTATCCCACAATAATGGAGAGGATTAGACTTG ATGAGCAAATGGAAACAGAGTCAAGTTCTAGCAGTAGTATCAGTAGTGAGTCTGGTGTGTCCTCAAacactgatgatgatgatgatgatcacgGTGATCAAGATCAGCCTCTCCCTCACACATGCAACCACACCCACTGTTTGTCATCTACCCAGAATTCATTTTAA
- the LOC136237087 gene encoding uncharacterized protein — translation MTNLEKDSSYSSEFYEAVKGDNVTQFKLYITEDTIHLNKFLSEKVQLAAIHVASQHGSVGIVQYILSQRDTDINIQDGMEMWAPLHYASKHCQIGVLRLLLSDARIIPNIQDKHCRIPLHYAAQSGCKQAVILLLQRARSSGAVNACDINQWTPLHYASHNGHSEVIRILLRGYYADPYLRNELNKTALHVAVDKKDRNSLQVILDTPGVDLENFSFSFEEVDHVLRGPSHLTPGSPLPDRQKVTAALEEKLPVNHARVLVFGPEGTGKTCLVETLVGAEFRHTSPTDGADQMEISIQQTDDWELMSTDQKIKELEAQLKAEIFRSVSHSSSETVNTLSEVVPSSSRHVQPVALPTPTATRPVPLEVDKIMKLLEERKLYNHTRNYITIWDFAGQQVFHQTHGLFVSEEVVCVIVFNAAKPLDSIPVNRYPSDTLNTPKQSVIKEICYWMQLISVRVSKQSSCDGDSSFLLPTYILVGTHIDELHNDIQVASEIAYKIFAPIFKEELSKMPFVNHIAGSKTGQLFEKSSLFFVSNLKRDMKVITTLKRTIIEAASIMKQTRPIKYVNLERKLLFLSHFDRTSVIKKKEIESIAKDCGVPSNQELSEVLRHFHQRGLLLHYNQIPSLSDLVILSPQWLAKLLTYVITTLNCRPVGQPLYKFSEKLRREGLLEQKLLQWSVEQFVKKENTIDITYEQVVDLLLKFKLISDVTVSSIAGRQERTAKNRLFLVPHLLPIKEPLQPTSDTFFKILYHFSNEFIPDNFINELVVMCAKWSHQHSYKLKRLSYQCIWISYGKNQTICLRSVHDKCVIELTIVQASNLSSEEVFEAYIESQNLIGTIKNFIDYLMKQYMPAVCDDLPVECYAPCPNCDGFCIPLDNLKQTSSFYCESTNKYVMREDYHAMLTAAFLLSPSKVAFAVTKENAIKVLRNNFVTLETCLPVNDILGKLYTQNIITEYQKEEISSLAGKPTERRKLADCVICSVKMDEWNFGKFCNILKSIPATKSFGEKLWKDALMGELMTVNSESHNPLAV, via the exons ATGACTAATCTGGAAAAAGACTCAAGCTATTCATCTGAG TTCTATGAAGCAGTCAAGGGAGACAACGTTACACAGTTTAAATTGTATATCACAGAAGATACTATTCATTTGAACAAGTTTTTATCTGAAAAA GTCCAGTTAGCTGCAATACATGTAGCATCCCAACATGGGAGTGTTGGGATTGTCCAGTACATTCTGAGCCAGCGTGACACTGATATCAACATACAAGATGGAATG GAAATGTGGGCACCCTTACACTATGCTTCAAAGCATTGTCAAATTGGTGTGTTACGACTACTGTTAAGTGATGCCAGAATTATTCCAAATATACAAGACAAA CACTGTAGAATTCCACTGCACTACGCAGCTCAGAGTGGTTGCAAACAAGCTGTCATACTACTGTTGCAGCGTGCTCGGTCATCTGGGGCTGTTAATGCCTGTGATATA AATCAGTGGACACCTCTGCATTATGCTTCACACAATGGTCACAGTGAAGTGATTCGTATACTGTTGAGAGGGTATTACGCTGATCCATATCTTCGAAATGAG CTCAACAAAACAGCATTACATGTTGCGGTTGACAAAAAAGACAGAAACAGTCTTCAGGTTATACTGGACACTCCAGGGGTTGATTTAGAGAATTTTAGTTTT AGTTTTGAAGAGGTTGACCATGTATTGCGTGGACCATCCCATCTCACACCAG GATCTCCACTACCTGATCGTCAAAAAGTTACTGCTGCTTTGGAAGAAAAGCTACCAGTGAATCATGCACGTGTTCTTGTATTTGGACCTGAGGGCACTGGAAAAACTTGTCTAGTTGAGACACTTGTTGGAGCAGAATTTCGTCACACATCTCCAACTGATGGTGCTGATCAAATGGAAATCTCCATACAGCAAACAGATGACTGGGAACTAATGTCAACAGATCAAAAAATTAAAGAATTGGAAGCACAACTAAAGGCAGAAATCTTTCGATCAGTGAGCCATTCATCCTCTGAAACTGTCAACACTCTCTCAGAAGTGGTTCCATCATCTTCCAGGCATGTACAGCCTGTGGCTTTACCTACACCAACTGCTACACGTCCAGTCCCACTTGAGGTAGACAAGATCATGAAGCTCCTGGAGGAAAGAAAACTCTACAATCACACAAGAAACTATATCACAATCTGGGATTTTGCAGGACAGCAGGTGTTTCATCAGACTCACGGGTTGTTTGTATCAGAAGAAGTGGTATGTGTTATTGTGTTCAATGCTGCCAAACCACTGGACAGTATCCCAGTCAATAGGTATCCATCAGACACACTAAACACTCCAAAACAATCTGTGATTAAAGAGATTTGCTATTGGATGCAGCTGATCAGTGTCCGTGTTAGTAAGCAGAGTTCTTGTGATGGAGACTCTTCCTTTCTCCTTCCTACATACATTCTTGTAGGTACCCACATTGATGAACTGCACAATGATATCCAAGTGGCAAGTGAAATCGCTTACAAAATATTTGCTCCAATCTTCAAAGAAGAGCTATCCAAGATGCCATTTGTAAATCATATTGCTGGGTCAAAAACAGGCCAACTGTTTGAGAAGTCCTCTCTATTCTTTGTGAGTAACCTCAAAAGAGACATGAAGGTTATTACAACCTTGAAAAGGACAATCATAGAAGCTGCTTCCATTATGAAACAAACAAGACCAATTAAATACGTAAACTTAGAAAGAAAATTGTTATTTCTTTCACACTTTGACAGAACCAGTGTCATTAAGAAAAAAGAAATCGAGTCCATTGCAAAAGACTGTGGTGTTCCAAGCAACCAAGAACTTTCAGAAGTCTTAAGACACTTTCATCAGAGGGGCCTTCTTCTACATTATAATCAGATACCATCACTTTCTGACCTGGTCATTTTGTCACCACAGTGGTTGGCTAAGCTACTCACCTACGTGATAACCACATTGAATTGTCGTCCTGTAGGTCAACCACTGTACAAGTTCTCTGAAAAACTACGTCGTGAAGGCTTACTTGAGCAAAAGCTGCTGCAGTGGAGTGTTGAACAGTTTGTCAAAAAAGAAAACACCATTGATATCACTTATGAGCAAGTAGTTGATCTACTTCTAAAATTCAAGCTGATTTCTGATGTTACGGTATCATCTATTGCTGGTAGACAAGAGAGAACAGCAAAGAACCGACTGTTCCTTGTACCCCACTTGCTACCAATAAAGGAACCTTTACAACCAACAAGTGACACGTTCTTCAAAATATTATATCACTTTTCTAATGAATTTATTCCAGATAACTTCATAAATGAACTTGTTGTCATGTGTGCTAAATGGAGCCATCAACATTCATATAAACTGAAAAG GTTATCATATCAATGTATCTGGATCAGTTATGGGAAAAATCAGACAATTTGTTTACGATCAGTGCATGACAAATGTGTCATTGAGTTAACAATAGTGCAGGCATCAAACCTGTCCAGTGAAGAAGTTTTTGAAGCATACATAGAAAGTCAAAACCTGATAGGCACTATTAAGAATTTTATTGATTATCTGATGAAGCAATACATGCCAGCAGTTTGTGATGATCTACCAGTAGAATGTTATGCTCCTTGTCCAAACTGTGATGGGTTCTGCATACCTCTAGACAACTTGAAGCAAACAAGCAGCTTTTATTGTGAATCCACAAACAAATATGTCATGAGGGAAGACTACCACGCTATGCTCA CTGCAGCATTCTTGCTATCACCAAGCAAGGTTGCATTTGCAGTCACCAAAGAAAATGCTATAAAAGTGTTACGAAACAACTTTGTCACACTGGAGACTTGTCTTCCAGTCAATGATATTCTAGGAAAACTATACACACAAAATATTATAACTGAATATCAAAAGGAAGAGATCTCATCTCTAGCAGGAAAGCCAACCGAGAGACGCAAATTAGCAGACTGCGTGATCTGTTCTGTGAAGATGGATGAATGGAATTTTGGTAAGTTTTGCAACATTCTGAAATCCATTCCAGCAACCAAGTCCTTTGGGGAGAAATTATGGAAAGACG CACTGATGGGAGAACTAATGACAGTAAACTCAGAGTCTCATAATCCACTGGCTGTATGA